The Armatimonadota bacterium region AGCTCGCGCTTCATCTGCTGGTACTGCTCGTGGGTGATCTCGCCGCGGGCGTAGCGCTTCTGCAAGATCTCGAGCGCGGTCTCCCCGGCGCCGGCGCCCTGAACGCGAGCGCCGCGGCCTGCGCGCTCGACCAGGAACCACACGAAGAAGACGACGCCCGCGATCACCAGCACCCAGAACAGCAGCATGATCATTATCGCGCCGATCTCCCACCCACTCGCTCCATGCATCCATCCGTCCCACATGATTATGCCTCCTCGGCGTTATCGCTTCCCCTGCGGCCGCCGCGCAACGCCGCCATTGATGGGGGCGGGTCAGTCAGTCGGCGGGACGGCCGGCGCGCCGGCCGCCTCAGGCGCGGGCTTTGGGTCGGGCCGCCAGCTCGTCGGCGTGATAGGCCCGCGCGCCCTCGACCATGCGGGCGACCTCCTTTGCGGGCGTATCGTCCGGGACACTTACCGCGTAATAACTGCCGCCGGGCAGCGAGCGATCGTCCAGTGCGGCAGCGAATTCAGCAAGCTGACAGCCCTCAAAGTGCAAAGGGAGGTCAAAGGTTTGCCGCCGGACCTCGATCCGGCAATCAAAGGCGCGGGGGGCGTTGGGATCGTCGCAGAAGCGCAGTTGCGTCAGGTTCTGCAGTTGGCCGGCAAGCGGCACCAAATGCATCCCTCGGGTGTGGATGTACAACGAGCCGCCGCCAAACCGGTTCAGGATCTCCTGCTTATACCGCAGGCCATATGCCGCGAAAAGCTGCGGACTGCACATGACATCGGTGTCAGTGTCGAGCGTCGGCTGCAAGTGCTGGGGGGCGAGCCACGCATACTCGCGATCGCCATATACGGCTACATTGTAGTCTATAACGATATCGCGCCTGAGCTCGAAGAGCAGCGACGCCGACTCCAGACCGAGCTGGAACAGGTCGTCCACAAAGGGCGCGCCGTCCGCCAGGTCCAGCAGCGCTTGGGTTTCGCCGCGCATCGCGACCAGGAAATCTCCGCCCTCGAGAGCATGCAGTAGAATGATGGCAAACGGCTTCCTCGCATGAGCCACGAAATAGCGCAAGCCGCTCAGCACTTGGCGGATGAATGCGTTGTCCGGATTGCACGCCAGCCGGGCGACATCTTCCGCACCCGAGACGATAGCGGTGTTGTAGGTGATAGTGTGCTTGGGGGTGCTGTATTGGATCACCGGCGCATCAAACATCGCCCCCATCACTCCGCACCCAAACTCGCAATCAGGCATGAAGATCGGTATGCCGCTTGTATCATCGTCGATCTCATCCCAGGGATGCGAAGACGTGTCAACGTGGTCTTCCATGGACTTCAGCAGTCGCGGTATATCGTCGTAGAGTGGAGGCTGGTCAGGGGATAACTGGCCCTCAAGCACAGAGATGGGCGTGCGGAAATTGGGTCGCGAGAACCCCACCAGGATCTGGTCTCCCATCTCCCTGTGCCACAGCGAGATGCACCGCTCCATGGCCCGCTTCCTGAGATGCTCGGGTTTCACTTGCGCCTCCCGATGTGCTGCAATGCTTTTCGCCGCGCCCGCGCCGGCTCCCTGCGGCCATCCCGCACACCCTCCCCCCGCCGGATCTGACGCCCGCAGCCGGTCTCGGCGGTGATGGCCCGGCTAGCCGCGTCCGTACTCAGCCATGCACTGCCGCCGCGCGCGCGACGTCAAGGTTGGCGCGCACCTACCCAGGAGCTCCGTCCTTAGCGAGCCTTCCTCGAAACGCAATGACTTTAGGATCGGGACGACCTCTCCCGCCTTCGCGGGTTTCGTAGCCCAGCTTCCGCCTGCGCGGGCGACGAAGTTCCGCTACGGCGGACGAAGGCGTCGTCGGGCGAAGTAGCCCTACTTAGGGAGAGGCGTTGCGGGCCACTCGACAGTTATCAGCCGGACCGCCGCGGCTGAACCTCTGAATCACGCGCAGGAGAACCCCGGGGCCGACAGAATAGTGTAAGGATGGCGCGGGCCCTTAGGGGCCCGCTACTTCAC contains the following coding sequences:
- a CDS encoding SHOCT domain-containing protein — its product is MWDGWMHGASGWEIGAIMIMLLFWVLVIAGVVFFVWFLVERAGRGARVQGAGAGETALEILQKRYARGEITHEQYQQMKRELGE